DNA sequence from the Mycobacteriales bacterium genome:
CAGGCGCCGTATCTCACCAAGACCTTGACGGCGAAGGGTGCGCTGCTCACCCACTACTACGGGATCGGGCACGACAGCCTGGACAACTACACGGCGATGATCTCCGGGCAGAACTCGAACTACGAGCTCGGCCAGGACTGCGGCCTCTACGAGCCGTTCATCCAGTTCGGCGGAGAGAACTACGACAAGTGGACGCCGAAGCTGCACCAGCTGTCGGGCGAGGGCTGCGTCTACCCGAAGTACGTCAAGACCGTGGTCAACCAGCTGACCGCGAAGGGCCTGACCTGGAAGGCCTACGAAGAGGACATGGGCAAGATCCCGAGCCGTGACAAGACGGTGAAGACGGCGAACGGCCCGGCCTGCGGGCACCCGAAGCTCGGTGGGGTCGACCTCACCGACTCGACGTCACCGAAGAACGACAGCTACGCGACCCGGCACGACCCGTTCATGTACTTCAAGTCGATCACGGGCGACCCGGCGTACTGCGACAGCCACGTTCTCACGATGAGTCCGCTTACGAGCGACCTGAAGAAGATCTCGACCACGCCGAACTACTCGTTCATCACCCCGAACACCTGCGCCGACGGGCACGACACCCCGAAGTGCCAGGACGGTCGCAAGGGCGGACTGCCGCGGGTCAACGACTTCCTGAAGAAGTGGATCCCGACCATCATGGCGTCACCGGCATACAAGAAGAACGGCATGATCGTCATCAACTTCGACGAGTCCGGCTCCGACGAGGACGCCACGGCGTGCTGCGGCGAGCACGACAGCCTCGGCTACTCCGACCCGTCGCACCCCAACATGAACGAGCCGGGGCTCTACGGTCCGGGTGGTGGCCGGGTCGGTGCGGTCGTCCTGTCGCGCTACATCAAGCCCGGCACGGTCAGCAGCAAGCCGTACAACCACTTCTCGCTGCTGCGGACGATCGAGGACATCTTCGGGCTGTCCCACCTCGGCGATGCCCGGCAGACGAAGGTCGTATCGTTCGGCGCGGACGTCTACACGAAACGCTGACAATCCACCCGCCGTCCGGTTCCGGACGGCGGAAGCAAGGCAGGCAAGCGTGCGGCAGGCAAGAGCGGCAGTGGTGACGGCGGCGTTCGCCGTCACCACTGCCGTCTCCGCATCCGGCCCGGCCAGCGCCGCTGCGAGGCACCCGAGCGGCGAGCTGATCAAGGTGAGCACGACAACGTGCGCACCGAGGTGGTGGGCACCGAACTCCGGTCGCCGGCACTTCCGGATCGCGAACCGGTCCGCCGAGTCGCTGACGATGTACCTGTTCCACCCGCAGACTGACCGGATCGTGGCCGCGGCAAAGCGGATCAAGCCGCACTCGACCCGCCGGATCGCGGTCCGCCTGAGTCGGGGCGAGCACCTGCAGTGGGGCTGCTACCTCGCCGGCCGGCCGTCGCGCGTCTCCGACGTCGAGACCGTCCCGCTCGAGCACGTGTACGGCGGCCACGGCAAGCCGATCGTGCCACTCTCCCGCGACGAGCTGGTGCCCGCGATGAAGGCCTACCGGGCGTACGTCGTGCGCGAGCTCGGCCTGCTCACCACGCAGACGTCGACACTGATGGCCGACCTCGGCAGCGACGACGTAGACGCGGCCGAGAGCGAGTGGCTGGTCGCTCACCAGACCTGGTTGCGGATCGGTCAGGACGACGGCGCCTACAGCGCATTTGGGGCGCTCGGCCGCAAGATCGACGGCACGACCGCGGGCTTGAACGGCGGCACCTCCAGCCCGCAGTTCACCGGCTTTCACCGGATCGAGTGGGACCTCTGGACCGACCAGGACGTGAGCGCCGCGGCGGCGGACAGCCAGGTGCTCGTCAAGGACGTCGGCCGGCTGACGGGACGGCCGATCGCCAAGTGGCTGCCCTACGACCTGGCCGGCGTGAGCGGGCTTCCCTTGCGCTGCCACGAGATCCTCGAGGACGCATTGCGCGACTCGCTCAGCGGCGAGGACGACTACGGCAGCGGCACGAGTCTCGCGTCGGTGCACGCCGACGTGGCCGGAACGCGCGAGTTCCTCACGCTGCTCGGCTCGCTGCTCAAGCCCCGAGCCCCGCACCTGGACACACACGCCCGGGCCGCGCTGTCCCGCCTGGACCGGACGCTCGACGCAACCAAGTCCGACGGCAGCTGGGTCGCCGTCACTGACCTGCCGCGGCGCCAACGCGAGGCGGTCGACTCCGCAACCGGTCACGCATTGAACGTCCTGGCGCCCATTCCTGACCTGCTCACGATCGGCAAGTCATGACGATCGACCGCCGTCAGTTCCTCGGCCGCAGCGGCCTCGGCGCGGTGGCGGCAGCTGCCGTGCTCGGAGCGCTGGATCCGGCCGCCGCGAAGGCCGCGACGAGCGGCCGCCGGGAAGGTGAGCGCGACGAGGCGCCAGAGGTCCCCACCGTTCGGGACCCGGCGGCGCACCTGCCCGCCGTACCGTTCCACGGCCTGCACCAGGCGGGCATCATCACGACTCCCCAGCCAGCTGCGTGCTTCGCCTCCTTCGACGTCACCGCCGGAGACCGCAAGGAGCTGCGCGAGCTGTTCCGGGAGCTGACCAACCGGGCCCGGTTCCTCACGGCCGGCGGCACTCCACACAACCTCGGTGCCGGCGCACCGCCGGCGGACAGCGGCACGCTCGGCCCGATCGTCCCGCCGGACGGCCTCACCGTCACCGTCGGTGTCGGCTCGACGTTGTTCGACGACCGCTACCGGCTTGCCGCCGCGAAACCGCGCCACCTCACGCCGATGCGGTCGTTCCCCAACGACAACCTGGACCCGGCGCAGACCGGCGGTGACCTGCTGCTACAGATCTGTGCGGGCAGCGCCGACACCGCGATCCACGCCCTTCGCGACATCGCCAAGCACACCCGCGGCGCGATGGCGGCGCGTTGGCGGATCGACGGGTTCATCTCCCCTTCGCGGCCCTCGGGCGTGCCGCGCAACCACCTCGGCTTCAAGGACGGCATCGCCAACCCGCGGGTCGACGACTCTTCTGTCGCGCGCCAGCTGCTGTGGGTCGAGCCCGGCCACGGCGAGCCCACGTGGGCGATCGGCGGCAGCTACCACGTCTGCCGGGTCATCAAGATGTTCATCGAGTTCTGGGACCGGGTCTCGTTACACGAGCAGGAGACGATGATCGGGCGGTTCCGTACGAGCGGTGCTCCGCTGGACGGGACCAAGGAGAGCGACATCCCCGACTTCAGGGCGGATCCGGACGGCAAGGTGATCCCACTCGACGCCCACATCCGGCTGGCCAACCCGCGCACCCTGCGCACCGAGCCGAGCCGGATCTACCGCCGGGGCTACAACTACGACCGTGGGATCGACCTCAACGGCAACCTCGACATGGGCCTGGTCTTCAACTGCTTCCAGCAGAACGTGAGGCGGCAGTTCGAGGCCACCCAGCTCCGGCTGGTCGGCGAGCCGATGGTCGACTACGTCAGCCCGGTGGGCGGCGGCTACTTCTTCGCGTTGCCGGGCGTGCGCAACGACAAGGACTGGTACGCCCGCCGGATGTTCCAGTCGTCGTAGCGGGGACCGCGAAGCATCAGGTCGCGCCCGGCGCCAGCCGGATCGAGGTCTGCCCGTCGCAGGAGAACTGGTTGAACCACCCGTCCGGCGACTGGATGATGTCCTGCCAGCGCGGGTTCCACGCCTCGAGCACGTCGAGGTCCTGCAGCACGATGTAGGGCCGGGCGTTCGCGACGATCTCCTGCATCCGGTAGACGATCTTGCGCCGCTTGGCGACGTTGGTCGTGGCGCCCTGCTCCTTGTACAGCTTGTCGTACGTCGGGTTGCAGTAGCCCGAGTCACTGTTGTCGTACCACTGCGAACAGGTCATCGCGTCGAGGATGTACGTCGGGTCGATGAACGTGTCCCAGCCCCACATCGCCAGGTTGAACTTCCGGTAGTGATCCGCGGTCAGGTCGTCGTTGAGCGCGTCGTCGTCGGTGTACTGGAAGCTGAGCTTGACCCCGATCTTCTTGAAGTCGTTGGTCATGATCTGGCCGGTCCGGATCCCCTCACCACCGTTGTCGGTGGATAGATACACGGTGTACGACATCTGATGCCCGTCGGCGACCCTGACCCCGCCCGGACCCATCTTGTAGCCGGCGGCGTCGAGCAGCTGGTTGGCCTTCGCGATGTCGTAGGGCAGCGGCTTGACCGCCGGGTCGTACCACTTCCCTGATGCCGGCGGAACGATCGACTGCGCGGCCTGCGCGTACCCGAGGTAGGCGACGCGATCGATCGTGTTGCGATCAGTGGCGTACTCGAAAGCCTTGCGGACGTTGGGGTTCAGCAGCTCTCGGTGATTGGTGAGCTTCGGGTTGGTGTTGATGATCAGGTCGTTGAACGCGACTGCGGGCAGGGCGATGATCCGGAAGCCGTTCTTCTTGAGCGGCCGGACATCGGTCGGCGGAAGGTTGGGGTCGCCCGTCGCGGCATCGACTTCGCCCGCGCGCATCGCCGCGACCAGCGCATCGTCGTTGGAGAACAGCTCGACCCCGAAGCCCGCGATGTGGGCCGGCGGCCCGTAGTAGTGCGGGTTACGGGCGAAGACGATCGCTTCGTTGTAGGTGTACTTCACGAAGATGAACGGTCCACCCGAGACGATCGGATGACCGGAGGTCGGCGTGTTCGGGATGCTGTGCAACGCCTTGCCGTTGCCCACGGCGTACTTCGCCCAGACATGCTCGGGCAGCACAGGAATCTGCTCGAGGTTCGCGAGCGCGTCACCTTCGGGCTTCTTGTAGGTGACGACGAGTGTGGTCGGGTTCGGCGCGACCGCGGTGAGAACCCCCGCGACCGCACTCGCCCACAACGCCGCTGCGCCCTTGTGCAGGCGCACCATCGTCGAGATCGTCCACGCCGCATCCTGCGCGGTCAGCGGCTTGCCGTCGGACCATTCGGCGTCGGGCCGCGTGGTGAAGGTCCAGGTCCGGCCATGGTTCGACAACACCCACTTCGTCGCGAACGCAGGCTCGAAGTCGAGGGTCTTGAGGTTGTACTGGATGATCCGCGGATACATGTCGCTCTGCGTGTCAAGTGCGAGCTGGTCGTCGGTGATCCAGGGGTTCATCGAGTTGATGATCGAGATGGTGCCGATCCGCAGGAAGCCTCCCGGACCAGGGATGCCGGGGTCGTTCAGTGAGACTCCGCGGTCGCAGCCGGCGAGCAGCATCGCCGCCGCCAGCACCGCGAAAGCGGTCCGCCGCGCCCTCACGTCGCCACCGTCCCGGCGACCTGCAACAGGACGCATGCGGCCGAGTGCCCCTCCGCGACCGGCAGCAGCGGTGGGTCGACGTCCCGGCATTCGGGCACTGCGAGCGGGCAACGCGGCGCGAAGCGGCACCCGGGTGGGATCGCGGCGGCGTCGGGGATCTCGCCCGAGATCACCGTCGGCCGGCGGTCGCCGCCGCGAACGACCGGCACCGCGTCGACGAGCGCACGGGTATAGGGGTGCCGCGGGGCGGCCACCACGTCGGCGGCCCGGCCTTGCTCGACGATCCGGCCGAGGTACATCACGGCGATCCGGTCCGCGTAGTGGGCGGCCGTCGACAGGTCGTGCGTGATCATCACGATCGACACCGACTGGGTACGCCGCAACGTGTCGAGCACCTCGAGCACCTCGGCGCGCACCGAGACATCCAGCATCGACACGGGCTCGTCTGCGACCAGGATCGCCGGGTTCATGACGAGCGCGGCAGCGATCGCGACCCGCTGGCGCTGACCGCCGGACAGCTCGTGCGGGAACCGGCCGAGGAACAGCTCCGGGGGATCCATCCCCACCTTCGACAGTGCTTCGGCGGCGAGACGCTGCCGCTCCTTGCGACCGCTTCCGATGCGGTTCACGCGCAACGGCTCGTCGAGGATCGCGCGCACCCGCATCCGCGGGTCGAGGGACTCGTAGGGGTCCTGGTAGACCAGCTGCACGGAGTGCCGGAGCCGCCGGCGGGCCTTGCGATCCATCCGCGACAGCTCGTGGCCGGACACCACCACCGTGCCCGCACTGGTGCTGACGTTGCCGACGATCGCGTGTGCGGTGGTCGTCTTGCCCGATCCCGACTCACCGACCAGAGCGACCATCTCTCCCGGCACGAGCCCGAGCGACACCCCGTCGACGGCACGCACGATCTCTCTCGGCCGGCCGCGGAGCAGCTTGCCGAGACTTCGCCGGCGCGGGAACCGAACCGCGATGCCGTCGAGCTCGAGCGCGGGATCCCCGGAGGACACCGGCTGGACGGGGACCTCCGCGCGGGCCGCAGCGTCGTCCGCGGAGCCGGGCAAACCTGCCGCCGCAGGCGCTCCGGGACCGGCCAGGTGACAGGCCGCTTCCCAGCTCGCGCCGACCCGGAGCAGGACTGGGCGCTCGTGGTCGCATCGGCCGAAGCGCACGTCGCAACGCGGAGCGAACGCGCAACCGAGGACCTCGTGGTCCAGCCGCGGCGGTGCACCCGGGATCGCTCGCACCGACCGGCGGTCGTAGAGATCCGGGATCGCGGTGAACAGCTGTCGCGTGTAGGGGTGCTCCTGGCGCTCGGCGATCGAGCTCACCGGCCCGGACTCGACGATGCGCCCGGCGTACATCACCGCCAGCCGCCCGCAGGTCGAGGCGGCAGCGGCCAGGTCGTGGGTGACGAGGATCAGAGCGAGGTCCAGCTCGTCGCTCAGCCGACGCAGCAGGTCGAGGATGCTCGCCTGTACGACGACGTCAAGCGCGGTGGTCGGCTCGTCGGCGAGCAGCACCTTCGGCTCACAGGCGAGCGCCATCGCGATCGCCGCGCGCTGGCGCATCCCGCCGGAGAGCTGATGCGGGTAGGAGTGCTCGATCGCGGCCGGGAGACCGACCAGCGAGAGCAGCTCACGCGTGCGCTCGCGCGCTGCGGTGCCGGTGTCCGTGTCGTGCACGCGCATCGGCTCGCAGATCTGCCAGCCAACGGTGCGGACCGGGTTCAGCGCATTCATCGCGCCCTGGAAGACGGTCGCGATGTCGCGCCAGCGCCATTCGTCCGTCCCGCGTTCACCGCGAGAGAGCAGGTCCCGGCCGCCCAACCGGACCGTGCCACGAAGCGACGCGCTCGGCGGGAGCAGCCCCATCAGCGCAAGAATCGTGGTCGTCTTGCCGGACCCCGACTCCCCGACGATCGCCAGCCGCTCACCCGCATCGAGAGCGAGGTCGACGCCCTGGACCGCGTGCAGCTCGCCGTTCGGCAGGTCGAAGAAGACCTCGAGGCCCTCGACCTCGAGCAGGTGGTCGCCTCCGGTCGGGGCGCTCATGTGGCGTCCTTCCCGAGGCCGACCAGCGGTCGCAACCGCCAACTACGGAAGGCGAAGTGCGAGATCCGCAGCCGTGGGTTCAGTGCGTCCTCGAGCGCCTGGCCGAGCAGGTAGCAGCCGACGATGACGGCGGCGATGCAGATGCCCGGCGGCACGACGGTCCACCATGCGCCGTAGCTGACCGCGGTGCGTTCGTTCGCGTGCTCGAGGATGATCCCCCAGCTCGTGCCGTTCGGGTCGCCGAGCCCGAGGAAGTCCAGCGAGGTCTCGTCGAAGATCGCGATCGCGACGCTCAACACCGTGTTCGCGATCAGCAGCGGTGCGACCTGCGGCAGCACATGGCGGAAGATCGTCGTGGTGTGGCCCGCGCCGATCGTCCGCGCGCGCCGGACGTACACCCGCTCGCGCACGCTCTTGACCTCGGCCCGGACGATGCGGGCGGTCGAAGTCCAGAGCAGCAGGCCGATAACCAGGATCACGTGCGAGAGGCTCGGTCCCCACAACGTCGCGACGACGATCATCAGAACGAGGTCGGGCACGACGAGGAAGTAGTCGGTGATGCGCATCAGCAGCATGTCGATCCAGCCACCGAAGTAGCCGGACAGTACGCCGATCACGCCACCGACACCCATCGCCACCGCGGTCGCCGCCGCACCCACGATCAGCGAGACCCGGCCACCGACCAGCACCAGGCTGAGGACGTCGACGCCGCCGTCGTCCGTCCCGAACCAGTGCTTCGCCGACGGACCGGCATAGACCGGGCCGCTCGGGTTCTGGGTCGAGTGCGGCGCGATCCACGGTGCGATGACCGACAGCACGATGAAGAACAGCAGGATTCCGAGCCCGACCGCGGCCGACGGACGCTGCCTCAGCAACGACGTGAAGCTCTTCAGAGCACGCTTCGGTCCAGAACCCTGCACCGGCACCGTCTCGGTCGGTGCAACCGCGACGTCGGTCACTGGGAGATCCTCGGGTCGAGCTTGAAGTAGAGCAGGTCGGCGAGCAGGTTGAACAAGACCACCGACACGGTGAACAGCAGGAAGCCACCCTGCAACATCGGGTAGTCGCGCTGCACCACGGCCTGGTACAGCGCGGAGCCGATGCCCGGCCACGAGAAGACCACTTCCAT
Encoded proteins:
- a CDS encoding alkaline phosphatase family protein → MLSRSRLATVATAGLALVVGLAIAIPNATATGAGSRPAAAHPAAAFKQPPIKHVWIIVLENESFGYTFGKAGEAQAPYLTKTLTAKGALLTHYYGIGHDSLDNYTAMISGQNSNYELGQDCGLYEPFIQFGGENYDKWTPKLHQLSGEGCVYPKYVKTVVNQLTAKGLTWKAYEEDMGKIPSRDKTVKTANGPACGHPKLGGVDLTDSTSPKNDSYATRHDPFMYFKSITGDPAYCDSHVLTMSPLTSDLKKISTTPNYSFITPNTCADGHDTPKCQDGRKGGLPRVNDFLKKWIPTIMASPAYKKNGMIVINFDESGSDEDATACCGEHDSLGYSDPSHPNMNEPGLYGPGGGRVGAVVLSRYIKPGTVSSKPYNHFSLLRTIEDIFGLSHLGDARQTKVVSFGADVYTKR
- a CDS encoding EfeM/EfeO family lipoprotein, whose amino-acid sequence is MRQARAAVVTAAFAVTTAVSASGPASAAARHPSGELIKVSTTTCAPRWWAPNSGRRHFRIANRSAESLTMYLFHPQTDRIVAAAKRIKPHSTRRIAVRLSRGEHLQWGCYLAGRPSRVSDVETVPLEHVYGGHGKPIVPLSRDELVPAMKAYRAYVVRELGLLTTQTSTLMADLGSDDVDAAESEWLVAHQTWLRIGQDDGAYSAFGALGRKIDGTTAGLNGGTSSPQFTGFHRIEWDLWTDQDVSAAAADSQVLVKDVGRLTGRPIAKWLPYDLAGVSGLPLRCHEILEDALRDSLSGEDDYGSGTSLASVHADVAGTREFLTLLGSLLKPRAPHLDTHARAALSRLDRTLDATKSDGSWVAVTDLPRRQREAVDSATGHALNVLAPIPDLLTIGKS
- the efeB gene encoding iron uptake transporter deferrochelatase/peroxidase subunit, which produces MTIDRRQFLGRSGLGAVAAAAVLGALDPAAAKAATSGRREGERDEAPEVPTVRDPAAHLPAVPFHGLHQAGIITTPQPAACFASFDVTAGDRKELRELFRELTNRARFLTAGGTPHNLGAGAPPADSGTLGPIVPPDGLTVTVGVGSTLFDDRYRLAAAKPRHLTPMRSFPNDNLDPAQTGGDLLLQICAGSADTAIHALRDIAKHTRGAMAARWRIDGFISPSRPSGVPRNHLGFKDGIANPRVDDSSVARQLLWVEPGHGEPTWAIGGSYHVCRVIKMFIEFWDRVSLHEQETMIGRFRTSGAPLDGTKESDIPDFRADPDGKVIPLDAHIRLANPRTLRTEPSRIYRRGYNYDRGIDLNGNLDMGLVFNCFQQNVRRQFEATQLRLVGEPMVDYVSPVGGGYFFALPGVRNDKDWYARRMFQSS
- a CDS encoding peptide ABC transporter substrate-binding protein, translated to MRARRTAFAVLAAAMLLAGCDRGVSLNDPGIPGPGGFLRIGTISIINSMNPWITDDQLALDTQSDMYPRIIQYNLKTLDFEPAFATKWVLSNHGRTWTFTTRPDAEWSDGKPLTAQDAAWTISTMVRLHKGAAALWASAVAGVLTAVAPNPTTLVVTYKKPEGDALANLEQIPVLPEHVWAKYAVGNGKALHSIPNTPTSGHPIVSGGPFIFVKYTYNEAIVFARNPHYYGPPAHIAGFGVELFSNDDALVAAMRAGEVDAATGDPNLPPTDVRPLKKNGFRIIALPAVAFNDLIINTNPKLTNHRELLNPNVRKAFEYATDRNTIDRVAYLGYAQAAQSIVPPASGKWYDPAVKPLPYDIAKANQLLDAAGYKMGPGGVRVADGHQMSYTVYLSTDNGGEGIRTGQIMTNDFKKIGVKLSFQYTDDDALNDDLTADHYRKFNLAMWGWDTFIDPTYILDAMTCSQWYDNSDSGYCNPTYDKLYKEQGATTNVAKRRKIVYRMQEIVANARPYIVLQDLDVLEAWNPRWQDIIQSPDGWFNQFSCDGQTSIRLAPGAT
- a CDS encoding ABC transporter ATP-binding protein translates to MSAPTGGDHLLEVEGLEVFFDLPNGELHAVQGVDLALDAGERLAIVGESGSGKTTTILALMGLLPPSASLRGTVRLGGRDLLSRGERGTDEWRWRDIATVFQGAMNALNPVRTVGWQICEPMRVHDTDTGTAARERTRELLSLVGLPAAIEHSYPHQLSGGMRQRAAIAMALACEPKVLLADEPTTALDVVVQASILDLLRRLSDELDLALILVTHDLAAAASTCGRLAVMYAGRIVESGPVSSIAERQEHPYTRQLFTAIPDLYDRRSVRAIPGAPPRLDHEVLGCAFAPRCDVRFGRCDHERPVLLRVGASWEAACHLAGPGAPAAAGLPGSADDAAARAEVPVQPVSSGDPALELDGIAVRFPRRRSLGKLLRGRPREIVRAVDGVSLGLVPGEMVALVGESGSGKTTTAHAIVGNVSTSAGTVVVSGHELSRMDRKARRRLRHSVQLVYQDPYESLDPRMRVRAILDEPLRVNRIGSGRKERQRLAAEALSKVGMDPPELFLGRFPHELSGGQRQRVAIAAALVMNPAILVADEPVSMLDVSVRAEVLEVLDTLRRTQSVSIVMITHDLSTAAHYADRIAVMYLGRIVEQGRAADVVAAPRHPYTRALVDAVPVVRGGDRRPTVISGEIPDAAAIPPGCRFAPRCPLAVPECRDVDPPLLPVAEGHSAACVLLQVAGTVAT
- a CDS encoding ABC transporter permease, whose product is MTDVAVAPTETVPVQGSGPKRALKSFTSLLRQRPSAAVGLGILLFFIVLSVIAPWIAPHSTQNPSGPVYAGPSAKHWFGTDDGGVDVLSLVLVGGRVSLIVGAAATAVAMGVGGVIGVLSGYFGGWIDMLLMRITDYFLVVPDLVLMIVVATLWGPSLSHVILVIGLLLWTSTARIVRAEVKSVRERVYVRRARTIGAGHTTTIFRHVLPQVAPLLIANTVLSVAIAIFDETSLDFLGLGDPNGTSWGIILEHANERTAVSYGAWWTVVPPGICIAAVIVGCYLLGQALEDALNPRLRISHFAFRSWRLRPLVGLGKDAT